Proteins found in one Helicobacter sp. NHP19-003 genomic segment:
- the tsaD gene encoding tRNA (adenosine(37)-N6)-threonylcarbamoyltransferase complex transferase subunit TsaD: MLLGIESSCDDSSLALTDLQSTKLLWHSKISQEGAHSPYGGVVPELASRLHALNLPLLAQRARDFLGSFGALKAIAITTCPGLSVALLEGLMLAKTLALGLKIPLISVDHLQAHIFSLFIDKPLVFPLSVLLVSGGHTLIVEVKSPQEMHIVAQSMDDSLGESFDKVSKMLGLGYPGGPVVESLAKACPPQEALQFTLPLKDHKGLAFSFSGLKNAVRLAILQEREKGGLNQSFKARLCAGFQKTATAHLLQNLRRYFANSPIKTLGLVGGVSANFYIRECIHALCEEFGCDLLLAPLEFCSDNAAMVARVGVELFRCKDFSPLHGTDISPHTRLPYVG, from the coding sequence ATGTTGCTTGGCATTGAGAGCAGTTGCGATGACAGTTCGCTCGCACTCACAGACCTACAAAGCACCAAATTGCTTTGGCACTCTAAAATCTCCCAAGAAGGTGCGCACAGCCCCTATGGGGGCGTTGTGCCTGAACTTGCCTCGCGCCTACACGCCCTAAACCTTCCCCTTTTGGCCCAAAGGGCAAGGGACTTTTTAGGCAGCTTTGGCGCGCTTAAAGCCATTGCGATCACCACTTGCCCGGGCTTGAGTGTTGCCCTTTTAGAAGGGTTGATGTTGGCTAAAACCCTAGCTTTGGGGCTAAAAATCCCCTTAATTTCTGTGGATCACTTGCAAGCGCATATTTTTTCGCTCTTCATTGACAAACCCCTAGTGTTTCCCCTAAGCGTGTTGCTCGTGTCGGGTGGACACACGCTCATTGTAGAGGTTAAGAGCCCCCAAGAGATGCACATTGTGGCGCAAAGCATGGACGACAGCCTAGGCGAAAGTTTTGACAAGGTGTCTAAGATGTTAGGTTTGGGCTATCCGGGCGGTCCTGTGGTGGAGAGTTTGGCCAAAGCCTGCCCCCCACAAGAGGCCCTACAATTCACCTTGCCGCTTAAAGACCATAAGGGGCTTGCCTTTAGCTTTTCGGGGCTTAAAAACGCCGTGCGCCTAGCTATTTTGCAAGAGAGAGAAAAGGGGGGGTTAAACCAGAGTTTTAAAGCCCGCTTGTGTGCCGGGTTTCAAAAAACAGCCACCGCCCACTTGCTGCAAAACCTGCGCCGTTACTTTGCAAACAGCCCCATCAAAACTCTAGGGCTTGTGGGGGGAGTGAGCGCAAATTTCTACATTAGAGAGTGCATCCATGCCCTTTGTGAAGAATTTGGGTGTGATTTATTGTTAGCCCCCCTAGAATTTTGCAGCGATAATGCGGCAATGGTCGCAAGAGTGGGCGTGGAGCTGTTTAGATGTAAAGATTTTTCCCCCTTACATGGTACGGACATCAGCCCGCACACCCGTTTACCTTATGTGGGTTAA